A DNA window from Tenuifilaceae bacterium CYCD contains the following coding sequences:
- a CDS encoding DNA-binding response regulator: protein MKILIIEDNPQISSDIASYLAENGFIVEIADTLNKAMEKVELYTYDLIILDIGLPDGNGLEILKENRVNTSETGILIVTAKNSIDDKVKGLELGADDYITKPFHKAELNARVRSILRRKKFAGSNIISVEEIKVNLQSLQVLVNDKPIALTRKEFDLLVYFMYNKDRVLTKESIAEHLWGDNIDQSDNFDFLYNHIKNLRKKIINAGGKGYIQSVYGMGYKFSDQ from the coding sequence ATGAAAATCCTTATCATTGAGGATAACCCACAAATATCGAGCGATATTGCCTCCTATCTAGCCGAAAATGGCTTTATAGTTGAAATTGCCGATACGCTAAATAAGGCTATGGAAAAGGTTGAACTATACACCTACGACCTAATCATCTTAGACATTGGCCTACCCGATGGAAACGGACTTGAAATTCTAAAAGAAAATAGAGTAAACACCTCGGAGACTGGGATTCTTATTGTTACTGCAAAAAACTCAATCGATGATAAGGTTAAAGGGCTTGAACTTGGAGCCGACGACTACATCACAAAGCCTTTCCATAAAGCGGAGCTCAACGCCAGGGTTCGATCGATACTCCGACGAAAGAAATTCGCCGGCAGCAATATTATCAGCGTAGAAGAAATAAAAGTTAACCTACAATCGCTCCAGGTTCTAGTAAACGACAAGCCAATAGCTCTCACCCGAAAGGAATTCGACCTGCTTGTTTACTTCATGTACAACAAGGACAGGGTTTTGACCAAGGAAAGCATTGCGGAGCATCTGTGGGGCGATAACATTGACCAATCGGACAACTTCGACTTCCTGTACAACCACATCAAAAATCTCCGAAAAAAAATAATAAATGCCGGAGGCAAAGGATACATCCAATCGGTATACGGCATGGGGTATAAATTTTCAGATCAATAA
- the murA gene encoding UDP-N-acetylglucosamine 1-carboxyvinyltransferase — MATFEVYGGKRLKGELHPQGAKNEALQILCAVLLTPKPVTIKNIPNIRDVNKLIELLQGMGVEVTRTSQSECVFQAKDVNIDYLTTEDFKVKAAAIRGSIMVVGPLLARYGKAYAPKPGGDKIGRRRLDTHFLGFEKLGAKFNFDSQDNFFTIEGRNMQGAYMLLDEASVTGTANILMAAVLTPGKTTIFNAACEPYLQQLSKMLVSMGAKINGVGSNLLTIEGVDSLNGCEHTILPDMIEIGSFIGLAAMTNSDITIKNVSYQNLGIIPDAFRRMGINFELINDDIHVPAQDHYEIDTFIDGSILTIADAPWPGLTPDLLSVFLVVATQAKGSVLIHQKMFESRLFFVDKLIDMGAQIILCDPHRATVIGHNRQMKLRPTIMTSPDIRAGVALLIAALSAEGKSVIHNIEQIDRGYENIDARLNAIGADIRRIS, encoded by the coding sequence ATGGCTACATTCGAGGTTTATGGGGGAAAGCGCCTTAAAGGCGAACTCCACCCACAAGGAGCAAAAAACGAAGCATTACAGATTCTATGCGCAGTACTTTTAACCCCAAAACCAGTAACCATAAAAAATATTCCCAACATCCGGGATGTTAATAAGTTGATAGAATTGCTTCAGGGAATGGGTGTTGAAGTTACTCGCACAAGTCAATCCGAGTGTGTTTTTCAGGCAAAAGATGTCAACATAGATTATCTTACAACCGAGGACTTTAAGGTTAAAGCAGCGGCTATTCGTGGCTCCATAATGGTTGTTGGGCCACTACTTGCCCGATACGGCAAAGCTTACGCCCCAAAGCCCGGTGGCGATAAGATTGGCCGTCGCAGGCTGGATACTCACTTCCTAGGATTTGAAAAACTCGGTGCCAAATTCAACTTCGACTCACAGGATAACTTTTTCACCATCGAGGGGAGAAACATGCAAGGAGCATACATGCTGCTCGATGAAGCCTCTGTTACAGGAACTGCAAATATTCTTATGGCCGCAGTTCTAACACCCGGGAAAACCACAATTTTTAATGCCGCCTGCGAACCTTACTTACAGCAACTCAGCAAGATGCTTGTGAGCATGGGCGCTAAAATCAACGGGGTTGGCTCAAACCTACTCACTATTGAAGGGGTTGATAGCCTAAATGGATGTGAGCACACCATTCTGCCTGACATGATTGAGATTGGATCGTTCATTGGATTAGCAGCTATGACCAATAGCGATATCACCATAAAAAATGTTTCGTACCAAAACCTTGGAATTATTCCCGATGCCTTCCGACGAATGGGAATAAATTTCGAACTCATTAATGATGATATTCACGTTCCCGCACAGGATCATTACGAAATAGACACATTCATAGATGGGTCAATTCTTACAATTGCTGACGCACCATGGCCTGGACTAACGCCCGACCTACTTAGCGTATTCCTTGTGGTTGCTACGCAAGCCAAAGGATCTGTGTTAATTCATCAGAAAATGTTCGAGAGCCGCTTGTTCTTTGTTGATAAACTCATCGATATGGGTGCTCAGATTATACTTTGCGACCCACACCGCGCAACGGTAATTGGCCATAACCGTCAAATGAAACTTCGCCCAACTATAATGACCTCGCCCGATATTCGTGCTGGTGTAGCACTGCTAATTGCCGCACTTAGCGCCGAGGGCAAAAGTGTAATCCACAATATCGAACAAATTGACCGTGGTTACGAAAATATTGATGCCAGATTAAATGCAATTGGTGCAGATATAAGAAGAATTAGTTAA
- the dnaJ gene encoding chaperone protein DnaJ produces MTTKRDFYEILGVNRSASKEEIKKAYRQKAIQFHPDKNPGDKESEEKFKEAAEAYEVLSDDNKRARYDQFGHAGMGNSGGGGFSHEWNMEDIFSQFGDIFGGHFGSFGGFGGFGGGGGRSGRRVARGTDLRVKVKLNYSEIANGVEKKIKVNKYVGCKSCGGTGAEGSSGFTTCSTCHGSGYVTRVTNTILGQMQSTSPCPTCNGEGKTINHKCSACSGEGVVRDSEVITIKIPAGVAEGMQLNVAGKGNSARRGGVPGDLLVIIEEEKHPELIRDGNDLIFNLNISIPDAILGAPIEIPTIDGKVKIKIEPGTQPGKILRLRGKGLPEVNSYNRGDLLVAINVYIPKNLSKDEKAVIEKMSKSPSFTPDPKEQTSFFERMRGYFE; encoded by the coding sequence ATGACAACAAAAAGAGATTTTTACGAAATACTTGGTGTTAACCGAAGTGCCAGCAAGGAAGAGATCAAAAAGGCATATCGGCAAAAGGCTATCCAATTTCACCCCGACAAAAACCCTGGCGACAAGGAATCAGAAGAGAAATTCAAGGAAGCAGCCGAAGCATACGAGGTTCTTAGTGATGACAACAAACGAGCACGCTACGATCAATTCGGGCATGCAGGCATGGGCAATTCCGGAGGAGGTGGTTTCTCGCACGAATGGAATATGGAGGACATTTTCTCTCAATTCGGAGATATCTTCGGCGGTCATTTTGGCAGTTTTGGGGGATTCGGTGGATTTGGCGGTGGCGGAGGGAGAAGCGGACGTCGCGTTGCCCGAGGAACTGATTTGCGAGTAAAAGTAAAACTAAACTACTCGGAAATAGCCAATGGCGTTGAAAAAAAAATCAAGGTAAACAAATACGTTGGTTGTAAATCGTGCGGTGGAACTGGAGCTGAAGGTTCATCAGGATTTACAACATGTTCAACCTGTCACGGATCGGGTTATGTTACCCGGGTTACTAACACCATTCTTGGGCAAATGCAAAGTACATCGCCATGCCCTACATGCAACGGCGAAGGTAAAACGATAAACCATAAGTGTAGTGCTTGCAGTGGCGAGGGTGTTGTCCGCGACAGCGAAGTAATTACAATTAAGATTCCGGCTGGCGTTGCCGAAGGAATGCAGTTAAATGTAGCAGGCAAGGGAAATTCGGCCCGCAGAGGTGGCGTCCCTGGCGATTTACTGGTAATAATTGAGGAGGAAAAACATCCAGAACTAATTCGCGACGGAAACGACCTTATCTTCAATTTAAACATTAGCATTCCCGATGCTATACTTGGTGCTCCAATTGAAATACCAACCATTGACGGAAAAGTAAAAATCAAAATTGAACCTGGAACACAGCCTGGCAAAATACTTCGACTAAGAGGGAAGGGCTTGCCCGAGGTTAACAGCTATAACCGCGGCGATCTACTTGTTGCCATAAATGTTTACATCCCAAAGAATTTGAGCAAAGACGAAAAGGCCGTAATAGAGAAGATGTCAAAATCACCAAGTTTTACACCCGATCCTAAGGAACAAACATCGTTTTTTGAACGCATGCGAGGATATTTTGAGTAA
- a CDS encoding two-component sensor histidine kinase yields the protein MINSKSLRLLTKTTIIYLVFIVITFIATARFLNKKSDSYLADQSEHFFDHREHRTLKMLLHDEEEGEDEIDEKTREIHGLVLISNPSDTLHKTYPIYKDSLIYEQELGELQLFKMKTILLKTNKHVFEYTMNLNIDDFNKLKLGLMGNSKWAFSILALAIILFSFFLSGFLLSPFHRILQQMDSYKVGKNAKNSPVKTTTQEFIEMQSLFEKMVSRTEDDYRKLKEYTENMAHEIQTPLAIIRNKAEILIADENVMEKHTNTVKAIYDESNHLSNLGNALNLLTKIENGEYNNIVQIKTQDIIERYVDSVKEIIDLKELKIELSLSKEHQLLLDPFLFEILLKNLIRNSIRYGTNKGPIKISTNENEFTISNYGDPLGASPEKIFERFYTSSNSPSSLGLGLSLVKKICDLNHLAINYSYESDQHIFRITRQ from the coding sequence ATGATAAACTCGAAATCGCTTCGGCTACTAACCAAAACTACAATTATCTACCTGGTATTTATAGTTATAACATTCATAGCAACGGCTCGTTTCCTAAACAAAAAATCCGATAGCTACCTAGCCGATCAATCGGAGCATTTCTTTGATCACCGCGAACATAGAACATTAAAGATGTTGCTCCACGACGAGGAAGAAGGGGAAGACGAAATCGACGAAAAAACCAGAGAAATTCATGGCCTTGTGTTAATATCAAATCCAAGCGATACTCTACACAAAACTTACCCCATATACAAGGACTCCTTAATTTACGAGCAAGAACTTGGAGAACTTCAACTATTCAAGATGAAAACAATCCTACTCAAAACCAACAAGCATGTTTTTGAGTACACCATGAACTTGAATATCGATGATTTTAACAAGTTAAAATTAGGGCTAATGGGAAATAGCAAATGGGCATTTTCCATTCTGGCGCTAGCAATTATTCTCTTTAGTTTCTTCCTATCCGGATTTCTTTTATCGCCCTTCCACCGAATACTCCAGCAAATGGACTCCTATAAGGTTGGGAAAAACGCCAAAAATTCACCTGTAAAAACAACCACACAGGAGTTTATAGAGATGCAATCATTGTTTGAGAAAATGGTATCGAGAACTGAGGACGATTACCGCAAATTAAAGGAATACACCGAAAATATGGCCCACGAAATTCAAACTCCGCTGGCAATAATACGCAACAAAGCAGAAATCCTAATTGCGGATGAAAACGTTATGGAAAAGCATACCAACACAGTAAAAGCCATTTACGACGAATCGAACCACCTTTCTAATCTTGGAAATGCTCTGAACCTCCTCACTAAAATCGAAAATGGGGAGTACAACAACATTGTCCAAATCAAAACCCAGGATATTATTGAAAGGTACGTTGACTCTGTGAAAGAAATTATAGACCTCAAGGAACTTAAAATTGAGCTATCGTTAAGTAAAGAGCATCAATTACTACTAGATCCTTTCCTATTCGAAATTCTGCTCAAAAACCTGATTAGAAACTCTATACGATACGGAACAAACAAAGGGCCTATAAAAATTAGCACCAACGAAAATGAATTTACCATAAGTAACTATGGCGATCCGCTTGGAGCATCACCCGAAAAAATATTCGAACGATTCTACACTAGCAGCAACTCACCATCATCGCTAGGCTTAGGCCTTTCGCTTGTAAAAAAAATCTGCGATTTAAACCATTTGGCAATTAACTACTCTTATGAATCGGATCAGCATATTTTCAGAATAACCCGACAATAA
- a CDS encoding TonB-dependent receptor — MAVLLISQSAFSIDENDILAKGSIKGFVFDSTANQPLEYATISLVKADNKKVITGTISDASGFFKISGVEFGKYTVEITFIGYFTKKIEGVEISPKNKSIDIGQVELKPATRTMEEVVVKADRPTLQYKIDKKVINVSQQHTSASGTAAELLENIPSVTTDIDGNVSLRGSTSFTVLIDGKPTVLEPSEALAQIPASQIENIEIITNPSAKFDPDGVAGIINIIMKKNKLQGFSGIFNLNGGTQNRYGGDFLITLRKNKFNFYIGGDLNNQEFIGESTSRKYTIKNDTISYLNSSGGFTRGRYSYGVRGGLDYNINAFNTISLGFRVGNRNGSGNSDLTYNSWNSPSTYNKSYLSKENSDRGGDFYTATLDYNHNFSKKGHTLVGQFIFEKSNSSDIDITKVIDNNVISSGQKSEEDGPETEYRLKLDYTLPTGEKNKFEAGLQSRVELENTSNSMYEYNPATSTFDFQQLYSHKVDYATNIHSAYSTYSGEYNKLGYQIGLRGEYTYRFISLAGENQNFTLDRFDYYPTLHVSYTLPKDQQVMASYTRRIARSWGYNLEPFITWEDAHNVRIGNPSLKPEFIDSYELSYQKNFGKNTISIDLYYRITNNKVERITSVYDAEEQIFLNSIDNIGKDYSFGSEIMFGLDLAKWWHVDLMGNLYDYKEKGDLLGESFDKNSFNWNSRLNNTFKIGKNTRVQLNGMYNSPTVTAQGRSEGFLMTSIAAKQDFMKNKVSLTLQVRDLLHTSGHEMTSEGTDFYSYRKFKPDGPVVSMTLTVRLNNYKPDRKRQQVENNMEEMDLEN, encoded by the coding sequence ATGGCAGTATTGCTAATCAGCCAAAGCGCTTTTTCAATCGATGAAAACGATATCCTAGCGAAGGGGTCAATAAAAGGTTTTGTATTCGATTCTACAGCCAACCAACCACTTGAGTATGCCACAATATCGCTAGTAAAAGCCGATAACAAGAAAGTAATCACGGGAACCATATCCGATGCCAGTGGCTTTTTCAAAATTAGTGGGGTTGAATTTGGAAAATACACTGTAGAAATAACTTTTATAGGTTATTTCACAAAAAAAATAGAAGGGGTTGAGATCTCCCCCAAAAACAAATCGATTGATATTGGTCAAGTTGAACTAAAGCCAGCAACCCGCACCATGGAGGAGGTTGTTGTTAAGGCCGACAGACCCACGCTACAGTACAAAATCGATAAAAAAGTTATAAATGTAAGTCAGCAACACACCTCGGCATCTGGAACTGCTGCAGAACTTTTAGAAAACATTCCATCGGTTACAACCGATATTGATGGCAATGTAAGCCTAAGAGGGAGCACTAGCTTTACCGTATTAATTGACGGTAAGCCCACGGTACTGGAACCCAGCGAAGCTCTTGCCCAAATCCCGGCAAGCCAGATTGAGAATATCGAGATAATCACAAACCCATCGGCAAAGTTCGACCCTGATGGAGTGGCCGGTATTATCAACATAATCATGAAGAAGAATAAACTTCAAGGTTTTTCGGGAATTTTCAATTTAAACGGAGGTACACAAAACCGCTATGGCGGTGATTTCTTAATCACACTTCGAAAGAACAAGTTCAACTTTTATATTGGAGGCGACTTGAACAATCAGGAATTCATTGGAGAATCAACATCGAGAAAATACACAATTAAAAATGACACTATATCCTACCTTAACTCTTCGGGTGGCTTTACCCGAGGAAGATACTCCTACGGAGTTAGAGGCGGATTAGACTACAACATCAACGCATTTAACACTATTAGTTTAGGCTTTAGGGTTGGAAACAGAAATGGTAGCGGAAACTCTGATCTCACCTACAACTCATGGAATAGTCCATCAACTTACAACAAATCGTACCTGAGTAAGGAGAACTCCGATAGAGGTGGCGATTTCTATACAGCAACTCTCGACTACAACCACAATTTCAGCAAAAAAGGGCACACATTAGTTGGACAATTCATTTTCGAAAAGAGCAACTCTTCGGATATCGACATCACCAAAGTAATAGACAATAACGTCATAAGTAGCGGTCAAAAATCCGAGGAAGATGGGCCTGAAACCGAGTATAGGTTAAAACTCGACTACACTCTACCCACTGGTGAAAAAAACAAGTTCGAGGCTGGCTTGCAAAGCCGTGTTGAACTAGAAAATACTAGCAATAGCATGTATGAGTACAACCCTGCCACTAGCACTTTTGATTTCCAACAGCTATACTCGCACAAAGTTGATTATGCAACTAATATACACTCTGCCTATTCTACTTACTCCGGCGAGTACAACAAATTAGGCTATCAAATAGGGTTGAGGGGAGAATACACTTACAGATTTATTTCATTAGCAGGCGAAAACCAAAATTTTACATTGGATAGGTTTGACTACTACCCTACCCTACATGTTTCATACACATTACCAAAGGATCAACAAGTAATGGCCAGCTATACCCGCCGAATTGCAAGATCATGGGGCTACAACCTAGAGCCGTTCATCACTTGGGAGGATGCTCACAACGTAAGAATTGGGAATCCATCATTAAAGCCAGAATTTATTGATTCCTACGAATTAAGCTATCAGAAAAATTTTGGTAAAAACACAATCTCCATTGATCTATACTACAGAATCACAAACAATAAAGTAGAGCGAATCACCAGCGTTTACGATGCAGAAGAACAAATCTTTTTGAACTCTATTGACAATATTGGAAAGGACTACTCCTTTGGCTCCGAAATCATGTTTGGACTCGACCTTGCCAAATGGTGGCACGTAGACTTAATGGGAAATTTATATGATTACAAAGAAAAAGGCGATCTTCTTGGAGAGTCATTCGACAAAAACAGTTTTAACTGGAATAGTAGACTAAACAACACCTTTAAAATCGGGAAAAACACTAGAGTTCAGCTAAACGGAATGTATAACAGCCCAACGGTAACAGCACAGGGCCGGAGCGAAGGATTCCTTATGACAAGCATTGCTGCAAAGCAAGATTTCATGAAGAATAAAGTTTCGCTCACCTTACAGGTTCGCGATTTGCTCCATACCTCTGGACATGAAATGACATCGGAAGGAACCGATTTTTACTCCTACCGCAAATTCAAGCCCGATGGGCCTGTTGTTTCAATGACTCTTACTGTAAGGCTTAACAATTACAAACCCGATAGAAAACGCCAGCAGGTAGAAAACAACATGGAAGAGATGGATTTAGAAAACTAA
- the grpE gene encoding protein GrpE: MSKKHKHNEEMAEENISNEANEPQTLQAEENINSEKEQASQQDFESKEATIDYASQFEDMRDKYLRLSAEFDNYRKRTLREKSDILKFGSEEVLKDLLPVVDDLDRALKAIETANDINAVKDGLSLIITKFNEFLKSKGVKEIEAIGQELNTDLHEAITKFPVQDETQKGKIVDVVQKGYMLHDKVMRFSKVVVGE, encoded by the coding sequence ATGAGCAAGAAACACAAGCATAACGAAGAGATGGCTGAGGAGAATATTTCTAACGAGGCAAACGAACCTCAAACATTACAAGCTGAAGAAAATATCAATTCAGAAAAAGAGCAAGCAAGCCAACAAGACTTTGAATCGAAAGAAGCAACTATCGACTATGCTAGTCAATTTGAAGACATGAGAGACAAATACCTCCGTCTCTCTGCCGAATTTGACAACTACCGTAAAAGAACTCTTCGCGAAAAATCCGACATTCTTAAGTTTGGTTCCGAAGAAGTCCTAAAGGATCTACTTCCGGTCGTTGACGATTTGGACAGGGCACTTAAAGCTATCGAAACTGCAAATGATATCAACGCGGTTAAGGATGGTCTATCTTTAATTATAACCAAATTCAATGAGTTCCTTAAATCGAAAGGTGTTAAAGAAATTGAAGCAATAGGTCAAGAACTGAATACCGATTTACACGAGGCAATAACCAAATTTCCGGTTCAGGACGAGACCCAAAAAGGGAAAATCGTTGATGTTGTGCAAAAGGGCTATATGCTTCACGACAAGGTGATGCGTTTCTCAAAAGTAGTAGTAGGCGAATAA